AACATCTTTGTCGCTCGGTATCTTCTCTCACCGGCAATTAGCATATATCCGTCATCTTTTTTTATAACTATTATAGGCTGGATAAGTCCATGACGTTTTATACTCTCACTAAGCTCTTTTAACGCCTCCTTATCAAAGTACTGACGTGGTTGATATGGGTTTGGCAATATATCAGCGATGGCTATCTCTTCAACCATATCAGAGTTTTTATCCAAACTAGCAAATTCTTTTTTATAAGCATTTTCAACATCTTCAAATATCGCACTAAGTCCACGACCTAAACTATTCTTCTTTGCCATCTTCGCTCCTTAGTTTAATATAGAATACGCTAAATTTTGATACGCTATTGAGCCAGGTGATTTTATATCATACAAGATCACTGGCTTACCAAAGCTAGGACTTTCAGCAAGTTTAACATTGCGTGGTATGACGACAAGCTCATCGTCGCTATCTTTACTAACAAATAGCTTTGACTTAAAGTGCTGCTTTAAATTTGCTATCGTCTCTTTTGAGAGATTGTTTTGTGAACTAAACATAGTCGGTAAAAAGCCCTTTATGCTAAGCTTTGGATTGATCGTTTTTTTGATGATTTTAACAGTATTTAAAATCAGTGCCAACCCTTCTAATGCGTAAAATTCGCACTGTATAGGTATGATGACACTATCGCTTGCACTTAAAGCGTTTATTGTTATGCTACCAAGTGCGGGAGGGCTATCAATGATAATAAAATCATAATCATCAATAACCTCAGCTATCTTGTTTCTAAGTATTAGTTTGTAATCCTTGTTTTGATCGTTAAATTCCTGCTCTATACCTACAAGTCCAATGTTTGATGGAGCTAAAAAAAGCGTTGGAATTTCAGTTTTTAGTACAATTTGTGATAGCTTCTTACGATCAGTTAGCACGTGATAAATATTAAATTCATAATCGCTTCTGTTAAAGCCCATTCCAGTTGTTGCATTCGCTTGTGGATCAATGTCTATTAACAAAACTTTCTTCTCAGCAACCGCCAAAGACGCCGCTAAATTTACAGCTGTCGTGGTCTTGCCTACTCCGCCTTTTTGATTGGCTATGGTTATTACTTCACTCATCTTAATGAATACACCTTTTTGTTATCTATTAAAATCGCTCCATCATCACAAAGCTGTGCGTCCG
This window of the Campylobacter anatolicus genome carries:
- a CDS encoding ParA family protein, with amino-acid sequence MSEVITIANQKGGVGKTTTAVNLAASLAVAEKKVLLIDIDPQANATTGMGFNRSDYEFNIYHVLTDRKKLSQIVLKTEIPTLFLAPSNIGLVGIEQEFNDQNKDYKLILRNKIAEVIDDYDFIIIDSPPALGSITINALSASDSVIIPIQCEFYALEGLALILNTVKIIKKTINPKLSIKGFLPTMFSSQNNLSKETIANLKQHFKSKLFVSKDSDDELVVIPRNVKLAESPSFGKPVILYDIKSPGSIAYQNLAYSILN